A region of Sphingomonas sp. DNA encodes the following proteins:
- a CDS encoding diacylglycerol kinase gives MAAMSASIPKEAVLIVNAHSRKGRALFRKAAFALREAGIRLTAAHGLRDPGELIPTVKAAVAGGAPMVIVGGGDGSLSCAVDELVGRDCVFALLPLGTANSFARTLGIPLDLEGAVETIATGRRRRVDLGVIDGDYFANSAAIGLSPLIGATVPHGLKRWLGRIGYLSWALLCMLRFRPFRLTVEQGGRTETLSALEVRIANGGFHGGVEVVEGAEVDSGEIVVQAVTGHEKSRLVRNWLAILARPSARKETVRDFRGKSLRIVTDPPLPISIDGEVTGRTPAKVEIAGRAIEVVVPA, from the coding sequence ATGGCGGCCATGTCCGCGTCCATCCCCAAGGAAGCCGTCCTCATCGTCAACGCACATTCGCGCAAGGGGCGCGCCTTGTTCCGCAAGGCCGCATTCGCGCTGCGCGAGGCCGGCATCCGCCTCACCGCTGCACATGGGCTGCGCGATCCCGGGGAGCTGATCCCCACCGTCAAGGCGGCGGTGGCGGGCGGCGCGCCGATGGTGATCGTCGGCGGCGGCGACGGCTCGCTCTCCTGCGCGGTGGACGAGCTGGTCGGGCGCGACTGCGTCTTCGCTTTGCTCCCGCTCGGCACCGCCAACAGCTTCGCGCGCACGCTCGGCATCCCGCTCGATCTGGAAGGCGCGGTCGAGACGATCGCCACCGGGCGCCGCCGCCGGGTCGATCTCGGCGTGATCGACGGCGATTATTTCGCCAACAGCGCGGCGATCGGCCTGTCGCCGCTGATCGGCGCGACGGTGCCGCATGGTCTGAAGCGGTGGCTCGGACGGATCGGCTATCTCTCCTGGGCACTGCTGTGCATGCTGCGCTTCCGCCCTTTCCGCCTCACCGTCGAACAGGGCGGCCGGACCGAGACGCTCTCCGCGCTCGAGGTTCGCATCGCCAACGGCGGCTTCCACGGCGGCGTCGAGGTGGTCGAGGGCGCCGAGGTCGACAGCGGCGAAATCGTCGTTCAGGCCGTCACCGGCCACGAAAAGAGCCGGCTGGTCCGCAACTGGCTGGCGATCCTCGCCAGGCCCTCCGCGCGCAAGGAAACGGTCCGCGACTTTCGCGGCAAAAGCCTGCGCATCGTCACCGATCCGCCGCTGCCCATCTCGATCGACGGCGAAGTCACCGGCCGCACGCCCGCCAAGGTGGAGATCGCCGGGCGCGCGATCGAGGTGGTGGTGCCGGCCTGA
- a CDS encoding valine--tRNA ligase codes for MSELPKTFEPGPIEARWYAHWEGKGLFRPARDTAEPFTIVIPPPNVTGSLHIGHALDNTLQDILIRHARMQGKDALWVVGMDHAGIATQMVVERQMNARGEKRTDFTRDGFIDKVWEWKAESGGQITRQLRRLGASCDWSNERFTMDEGFSKAVLKVFVELYERKLLYRDKRLVNWDPGLKTAISDLEVETKEVQGKFWHLSYPLEDGSGHISVATTRPETMLADMAVAVNPEDERYTALVGRNIRHPITGRLIPVITDEHADPELGSGAVKITPGHDFNDFEVGVRAGFKPAEMLNMLDADAKVIQTADGLIPDELLGLDRFEARKRVVELLEEAGRLERVEDRVIQTPYGDRSGVVIEPWLTDQWYVDAATLAKKPIEAVRSGEIRIVPKTWEKTWFNWLENIQPWCVSRQLWWGHQIPAWYDEDGKCYAAETEEEAQRKAGNRKLTRDPDVLDTWFSSALWPFATLGWPEQTEELRRHYPNDVLVSGFDIIFFWDARMAMQGYEFMGERPWKTLYLHGLVRDAKGQKMSKSKGNTVDPLGLIDRYGADALRFTLAAMESQGRDIKLDEKRVEGYRNFATKLWNAARFCQANGIGASKAIEPPAATLPVNKWIVGETVKTVQTLDLALAELRFDESANTIYQFTWATFCDWYLELIKGQIDTETKEIAGWVLDQILVMLHPFMPFVTEELWGAMGVRADYPLITAKWPMADARALDPEAGPEIDWLIRLVSGIRAARSELNVPPGAKLPLHVRGADAGTAARLGRHQAALARLARTELAAGDAPDGGAAQIVVDEATYILPLEGVIDIAAEKARLLKAAEAAEKERDSLAARLANPSFVERAKPEAVEKARSDHAEKAAEAEKYRAALARLG; via the coding sequence ATGAGCGAACTGCCCAAGACATTCGAGCCCGGTCCGATCGAGGCGCGCTGGTACGCGCATTGGGAAGGCAAGGGGCTGTTCCGGCCCGCGCGCGATACGGCCGAGCCCTTCACGATCGTGATCCCGCCGCCCAACGTGACGGGATCGCTTCATATCGGCCATGCGCTGGACAATACGCTGCAGGACATATTGATCCGACACGCGCGGATGCAGGGCAAGGACGCGCTGTGGGTGGTCGGCATGGACCATGCCGGCATCGCGACCCAGATGGTGGTCGAGCGGCAGATGAACGCGCGCGGCGAGAAGCGCACCGATTTCACCCGCGACGGCTTTATCGACAAGGTCTGGGAGTGGAAGGCGGAGAGCGGCGGGCAGATCACCCGCCAGCTCCGCCGGCTCGGCGCATCGTGCGACTGGTCGAACGAGCGGTTCACGATGGACGAGGGCTTCTCGAAGGCCGTGCTCAAGGTCTTCGTCGAGCTGTACGAGCGCAAATTGCTCTACCGCGACAAGCGCCTGGTGAACTGGGACCCGGGCCTCAAGACCGCCATCTCCGACCTGGAGGTCGAGACGAAGGAGGTGCAGGGCAAGTTCTGGCACCTCTCTTATCCTTTGGAGGACGGCTCGGGCCATATCTCGGTCGCCACCACCCGGCCCGAGACGATGCTGGCCGACATGGCGGTGGCGGTGAATCCGGAGGACGAACGCTATACGGCGCTCGTCGGCCGGAATATCCGCCATCCGATCACCGGGCGGCTGATCCCGGTCATCACCGACGAACATGCCGATCCGGAGCTGGGCTCGGGCGCGGTGAAGATCACGCCGGGCCATGATTTCAACGACTTCGAGGTGGGCGTTCGCGCGGGGTTCAAGCCGGCCGAGATGCTCAACATGCTCGATGCCGACGCCAAGGTGATCCAGACCGCCGACGGGCTGATCCCCGACGAACTGCTCGGCCTCGACCGGTTCGAGGCGCGCAAACGGGTGGTCGAATTGCTGGAGGAAGCGGGGCGGCTCGAGCGGGTCGAGGATCGCGTTATCCAGACGCCTTATGGCGACCGTTCCGGCGTGGTGATCGAGCCCTGGCTGACCGACCAATGGTATGTCGATGCGGCGACGCTGGCGAAGAAACCGATCGAGGCGGTGCGCTCCGGCGAGATCAGGATCGTTCCCAAGACGTGGGAGAAGACCTGGTTCAACTGGCTGGAGAATATCCAGCCCTGGTGCGTCTCGCGCCAGCTCTGGTGGGGGCATCAAATCCCGGCCTGGTATGACGAGGACGGCAAGTGCTACGCCGCGGAGACCGAGGAGGAGGCGCAGCGCAAGGCGGGCAACCGCAAGCTGACCCGCGATCCCGACGTGCTCGACACCTGGTTCTCCTCCGCTTTGTGGCCGTTCGCGACCTTGGGCTGGCCGGAGCAGACCGAGGAGTTGCGCCGGCATTATCCGAACGACGTGCTCGTCTCCGGCTTCGACATCATCTTCTTCTGGGACGCCCGCATGGCGATGCAGGGCTATGAGTTCATGGGAGAAAGGCCGTGGAAGACATTGTATCTCCACGGGCTGGTCCGCGACGCCAAGGGCCAGAAGATGTCCAAGTCCAAGGGCAATACGGTCGATCCGCTGGGGCTGATCGACAGATACGGCGCGGACGCCCTGCGCTTCACGCTGGCGGCGATGGAGAGCCAGGGGCGCGACATCAAGCTCGATGAGAAGCGCGTCGAGGGCTATCGCAACTTCGCGACCAAACTGTGGAACGCGGCGCGCTTCTGCCAGGCCAACGGAATCGGCGCATCCAAGGCGATCGAGCCGCCGGCCGCGACGCTGCCGGTCAACAAGTGGATTGTCGGCGAGACGGTGAAGACCGTCCAGACGCTCGACCTCGCGCTGGCCGAGCTGCGCTTCGACGAGAGCGCCAACACCATCTACCAGTTCACCTGGGCGACCTTCTGCGACTGGTATCTGGAGCTGATCAAGGGGCAGATCGACACGGAAACCAAGGAGATCGCCGGCTGGGTGCTGGACCAGATCCTGGTCATGCTCCACCCGTTCATGCCCTTCGTCACCGAGGAGCTGTGGGGCGCGATGGGTGTGCGGGCGGATTATCCGCTGATCACCGCGAAATGGCCGATGGCCGACGCGCGCGCGCTCGATCCGGAGGCTGGGCCGGAGATCGACTGGCTGATCCGGCTGGTCAGCGGCATCCGCGCCGCGCGCTCCGAGCTCAACGTGCCGCCTGGAGCGAAGCTGCCGCTCCATGTGCGCGGGGCCGATGCCGGCACCGCGGCGCGGCTGGGCCGTCATCAGGCGGCGCTGGCCCGGCTTGCACGGACCGAGCTGGCGGCGGGCGATGCGCCTGATGGCGGCGCGGCGCAGATCGTGGTGGACGAGGCGACCTATATCCTGCCGCTCGAAGGGGTGATCGATATCGCCGCCGAGAAGGCGCGACTTCTCAAGGCCGCCGAAGCCGCCGAGAAGGAACGCGATTCGCTGGCCGCACGGCTCGCCAATCCCAGCTTTGTCGAGCGCGCCAAGCCGGAGGCGGTGGAGAAGGCCCGCTCCGATCATGCCGAGAAGGCGGCGGAGGCCGAGAAATATCGCGCCGCGCTGGCGCGGCTGGGCTGA
- a CDS encoding S9 family peptidase: protein MKKLLAASLAALAIASASAASARPMTATDLATMKRIGAPAVSPDGRWVVYQLRETDLEANRGRTDLWLLDLNRTDGEAVRIASTPEHNEQSPAFSADGRWLYYLSNASGSDQLWRVALPSGAPERVTDLANGISGYALAPSGDRIALWADLDRACEDFNCANVPELEPHGSARVYDETFVRHWDSWIEPGIHSRIFTFPMVNGRPQGGGVAVSGTSGNAPTKPFGGGEETAWSPDGRTLYFTLREAGRDEPLSTNLDIHAVPADGSAPPVNLTAANRATDTTPAVSPDGRWLAYAAMARPGYEADRLVVQLRDLRSGETRALTADWDRSVGSIAWAPDSRSLLVTAQDTLDTPLFRVDVRSGRVTRLTEAGTIGNVVPTHEGAVFTRNTIEQPDDLYRMNRAGEVVPVTAINAALLGELDPVRYERFSFAGANGDTVWGQILRPANVPGRLPVAFLIHGGPQGSFGNSWSYRWNPRLFAAPGYAAVSVDFHGSTGYGQAFTDAINRDWGGAPLEDLRLGLAAAGRQDAQLDIANACALGGSYGGYMTTWIAGAWPDGFKCLVTHAGIFDLRAMAYETEELWFTEWEFGGPYFQSAEAYERHNPVSLVDRWQTPTLVIHGELDFRIPYSQSLGIFTALQRRNIPSRLVVYPDENHWILRPQNSIQWYREVHGWLERWLRGAGGDAPAR, encoded by the coding sequence ATGAAAAAGCTGCTCGCCGCGAGCCTCGCCGCGCTCGCCATCGCCTCGGCCTCCGCCGCTTCCGCCCGCCCGATGACCGCCACCGACCTCGCCACGATGAAGCGGATCGGCGCGCCGGCCGTGTCGCCGGACGGACGATGGGTCGTCTATCAGCTGCGCGAGACGGACCTGGAGGCAAATCGCGGCCGTACCGACCTGTGGCTGCTGGACCTGAACAGGACGGACGGCGAAGCGGTGCGGATCGCCTCGACGCCAGAGCATAACGAGCAATCGCCTGCCTTCTCCGCCGACGGGCGCTGGCTCTATTATCTCAGCAACGCATCGGGTAGCGACCAGCTCTGGCGCGTCGCTTTGCCGTCGGGCGCGCCGGAGCGGGTCACCGATCTCGCCAACGGCATTTCGGGCTATGCGCTCGCCCCGAGCGGCGATCGGATCGCTTTGTGGGCCGATCTCGACCGCGCCTGCGAGGATTTCAACTGCGCCAATGTGCCCGAGCTGGAGCCGCACGGCAGCGCCCGCGTCTATGACGAAACCTTCGTGCGCCATTGGGACAGCTGGATCGAGCCGGGCATCCATTCGCGCATCTTCACCTTCCCGATGGTGAACGGACGACCGCAGGGCGGCGGCGTTGCGGTGTCCGGAACCAGCGGCAATGCGCCGACCAAGCCGTTCGGGGGCGGCGAGGAGACCGCCTGGAGCCCGGATGGGCGCACGCTCTATTTCACGCTGCGCGAAGCCGGCCGGGACGAGCCCCTGTCCACCAATCTCGACATCCATGCCGTGCCCGCCGACGGCAGCGCCCCACCGGTCAATCTGACCGCGGCCAACCGCGCGACCGATACGACACCGGCCGTCTCGCCGGACGGGCGCTGGCTCGCTTATGCGGCGATGGCGCGGCCCGGCTACGAGGCCGACCGCCTGGTCGTCCAGCTGCGCGACCTGCGCAGCGGCGAGACGCGGGCGCTGACGGCGGACTGGGACCGCTCGGTCGGCTCGATCGCCTGGGCGCCCGATTCGCGCAGCCTGCTGGTGACCGCGCAGGACACGCTCGACACGCCGCTGTTCCGTGTCGATGTGCGCAGCGGGCGCGTCACCCGGCTCACCGAAGCCGGCACGATCGGCAATGTCGTGCCGACCCACGAGGGCGCGGTCTTCACCCGCAACACGATCGAGCAGCCGGACGATTTGTACCGGATGAACCGCGCCGGGGAGGTTGTTCCCGTGACCGCGATCAACGCCGCCTTGCTCGGCGAGCTCGATCCGGTGCGCTATGAGCGGTTCAGCTTCGCCGGCGCCAATGGCGACACGGTGTGGGGGCAGATATTGCGGCCCGCCAATGTGCCCGGACGTCTGCCCGTCGCCTTCCTGATCCACGGCGGGCCGCAGGGCTCGTTCGGCAATTCATGGTCCTATCGCTGGAATCCGCGCCTGTTCGCGGCGCCGGGCTATGCCGCCGTGTCGGTCGATTTCCACGGGTCGACCGGCTACGGCCAGGCCTTCACCGACGCGATCAACCGCGACTGGGGCGGCGCGCCGCTGGAGGATTTGCGCCTCGGCCTTGCCGCCGCGGGGCGGCAGGACGCCCAGCTCGACATCGCCAATGCCTGCGCGCTGGGCGGCTCCTATGGCGGCTATATGACGACCTGGATCGCGGGCGCCTGGCCGGACGGCTTCAAATGCCTCGTCACCCATGCCGGCATCTTCGACCTGCGCGCCATGGCCTATGAGACGGAGGAATTGTGGTTCACCGAATGGGAGTTCGGCGGGCCCTATTTCCAGAGCGCCGAAGCCTATGAGCGGCACAATCCGGTGAGCCTGGTCGATCGCTGGCAGACGCCGACGCTCGTCATCCACGGCGAGCTCGATTTCCGCATTCCCTACAGCCAGTCGCTCGGCATCTTCACCGCGCTCCAGCGGCGGAACATCCCCTCGCGCCTCGTCGTCTATCCCGACGAGAATCACTGGATCCTGCGGCCGCAAAACTCGATCCAATGGTATCGCGAGGTGCATGGCTGGCTGGAGAGATGGCTAAGGGGGGCTGGCGGAGACGCGCCGGCGCGCTAA
- a CDS encoding DUF2497 domain-containing protein translates to MGDAQPDPSMEEILASIKKVIAEDGRIAPASPRVRRAAPAEPPVVEEPEEDVLELDDPVAEDRGLMSNDVAAVSRERLAALSTLRQQAETPVEPGALEAAVRDMLRPMLKDWLDEHLPGIVEQLVTREIARITGRSL, encoded by the coding sequence ATGGGTGATGCGCAACCGGATCCGTCGATGGAAGAGATACTCGCCTCGATCAAGAAAGTGATCGCGGAGGATGGCCGCATCGCGCCGGCAAGCCCGCGCGTGCGCCGCGCCGCGCCGGCCGAGCCGCCTGTCGTCGAAGAACCGGAAGAGGATGTTCTGGAGCTTGACGATCCGGTCGCCGAAGACCGGGGCCTGATGTCCAACGACGTCGCCGCCGTCAGCCGCGAACGGCTTGCCGCGCTTTCGACCCTGCGCCAGCAGGCCGAGACGCCGGTCGAGCCCGGCGCTCTGGAAGCGGCGGTGCGCGACATGCTGCGTCCGATGCTGAAGGACTGGCTGGACGAGCATCTGCCCGGCATCGTCGAGCAGCTCGTCACCCGCGAGATCGCCCGGATCACCGGCCGCAGCCTCTAG
- a CDS encoding TolC family outer membrane protein codes for MTLRDALVRTYETNPTLMAQRQSLRATDESVAIARAQGRPQLNGDAVFDQDLVTRNIGVNQRDISVGANLRVPLYAGGSIRNSVRAANSRVDAGRADLRATEGDIFTEAVAAYMDVIRDRSIVQLNLNQVRVLDTNLQATRDRFEVGDLTRTDVAQSEARLALARSNLAIAQGRLEASEQNYERVIGVAPGDLQPPPSLPPLPAAQDDAAEVALANNADLESIAAQARAAGFDVRAAQGNRLPTISGTSRVRYIDTLGTNDRGVTGPALSPENTTSAGVGVSLTVPLYQGGAAGARVRQANARHGQLLEQSISVERAVVANSRAAFAAYAAANDAIESNTIAVAANELALEGTRAEQTVGTRNVLDVLNAEQELLNSQVLLVTARRDAYVAGFQLLNVMGQAEAEDLNLDGGPLYDPMVNYRRYAGSWSDWDDGPTIRPVGTRTVPADANSPVTAPRQ; via the coding sequence ATGACGCTCCGCGACGCGCTGGTGCGCACCTACGAGACCAATCCGACGCTGATGGCCCAGCGCCAGTCATTGCGCGCGACCGACGAGAGCGTGGCGATCGCCCGGGCGCAGGGCCGGCCGCAGCTCAACGGCGACGCCGTCTTCGATCAGGATCTCGTGACCCGCAATATCGGTGTCAATCAGCGGGACATCAGCGTTGGGGCAAATCTGCGCGTGCCGCTTTACGCCGGCGGCTCGATCCGCAATTCCGTGCGCGCCGCCAACAGCCGCGTCGATGCGGGGCGGGCCGACCTGCGCGCGACCGAGGGCGATATCTTCACCGAGGCGGTGGCCGCCTATATGGACGTGATCCGCGACCGGTCGATCGTCCAGCTCAACCTCAACCAAGTCCGCGTGCTCGACACCAATTTACAGGCGACGCGCGATCGTTTCGAGGTCGGCGACCTGACCCGCACCGATGTCGCCCAATCCGAGGCGCGGCTGGCGCTGGCGCGCAGCAATCTCGCCATCGCCCAGGGGCGGCTGGAGGCCAGCGAGCAGAATTACGAGCGGGTGATCGGGGTGGCGCCGGGCGACCTGCAGCCGCCGCCGTCCCTGCCGCCGCTGCCGGCCGCACAGGACGACGCGGCCGAGGTCGCGCTCGCCAACAACGCCGATCTCGAATCGATCGCCGCCCAGGCGCGCGCCGCCGGCTTCGATGTCCGCGCCGCGCAGGGCAATCGCCTGCCGACCATCTCCGGCACCAGCCGGGTCCGCTATATCGACACGCTGGGCACCAACGACCGCGGCGTGACCGGACCCGCGCTGAGCCCGGAAAACACCACGAGCGCCGGGGTCGGCGTGTCGCTGACCGTGCCGCTCTACCAGGGCGGCGCGGCGGGCGCGCGCGTGCGTCAGGCCAATGCCCGGCACGGACAGCTGCTCGAGCAATCGATTTCGGTCGAGCGCGCCGTCGTCGCGAACAGCCGCGCGGCCTTCGCCGCTTACGCGGCCGCCAATGACGCGATCGAATCGAACACGATCGCGGTCGCCGCCAACGAGCTGGCGCTGGAGGGTACTCGCGCCGAGCAGACCGTCGGCACCCGCAACGTGCTCGACGTGCTCAATGCCGAGCAGGAGCTGCTGAACAGCCAGGTCCTGCTCGTCACCGCCCGCCGCGACGCTTATGTCGCCGGCTTCCAGCTGCTCAACGTGATGGGCCAGGCCGAGGCCGAGGATCTCAATCTCGACGGCGGGCCGCTTTACGACCCCATGGTCAATTACCGCCGCTATGCGGGAAGCTGGTCGGACTGGGACGACGGACCCACCATCCGCCCGGTTGGCACACGCACCGTTCCGGCCGACGCAAACAGCCCCGTGACAGCGCCGCGGCAATAA
- a CDS encoding protein-L-isoaspartate O-methyltransferase, with product MTDLDFATMRRAMVASQLRTTGVNDPRVIAAMGEVPRETFLPAERALLAYADTMLPLGDGRAMNPPMALGRLLTEARLDGSERALVIGAATGYAAAVMARLTASVVALEQDAKLAAEARAALAGTAVELVEGPLGRGWAAGAPYDVVLIDGAVEEVPQEIVDQVADGGRIALALLDRGVARLAVGRVVGGAFGAVTYADAAVAPLPGFEKPKIFSF from the coding sequence ATGACAGACCTGGATTTCGCAACGATGCGCCGCGCCATGGTGGCGAGCCAGCTCCGGACCACCGGAGTGAACGACCCGCGCGTGATCGCCGCGATGGGCGAGGTCCCGCGCGAAACGTTCCTCCCCGCCGAGCGTGCCCTGCTCGCTTATGCAGATACGATGCTGCCGCTGGGCGACGGCCGGGCGATGAACCCGCCGATGGCGCTGGGGCGGCTGCTCACCGAGGCGCGGCTGGACGGAAGCGAGCGCGCGCTCGTGATCGGCGCGGCGACCGGCTATGCGGCGGCGGTGATGGCGCGGCTGACGGCTTCGGTGGTGGCGCTGGAGCAGGACGCGAAGCTGGCGGCCGAGGCGCGCGCGGCGCTGGCCGGCACCGCCGTCGAGCTGGTCGAAGGTCCGCTGGGCCGGGGCTGGGCGGCCGGCGCGCCCTACGATGTCGTGCTGATCGACGGCGCCGTCGAGGAGGTGCCCCAGGAGATCGTCGATCAGGTCGCCGACGGTGGCCGGATCGCGCTGGCGCTGCTCGACCGGGGCGTCGCGCGGCTTGCCGTCGGCCGGGTGGTCGGCGGCGCGTTCGGCGCGGTCACTTATGCGGATGCCGCCGTGGCGCCGCTGCCGGGCTTCGAGAAGCCCAAGATTTTCAGCTTTTGA
- a CDS encoding methyltransferase domain-containing protein gives MQYTCWSLRLLSASIRPAKRKRPRLATSKGRATPPFSERRAGGRRICPPPDGNVRIRTSRAAFRFCYGAGVSEQRHPDGPFDRALRRLRRDRAARAGADPRYLHRRAADELLERLDLVARDFRTALDLGGGDGWLAGRLEARGLDVIRADSGRFFAAGGVRCDEDRLPFADGAFDLVVSVGVLDTVNDLPGALTLIRRALRPDGLFLAAFAGAGSLAMLRAALRAAEEAEGRDPAPRLHPQIDARAAGDLLARAGFALPVVDRDNVMVRFGTFAALLRDLRGMAGGNLLLSRARRPFGRSGYAAAAAAFAARADADGKTAETFDILYLSGWAPSPDQPRPARRGSATASLADALKPKG, from the coding sequence ATGCAATACACTTGTTGGTCCTTGCGGCTTTTATCGGCAAGCATCCGCCCCGCCAAGCGGAAGCGTCCCCGTCTTGCCACCAGCAAGGGACGTGCCACCCCGCCCTTCTCGGAGCGCCGGGCCGGGGGCCGCCGAATCTGTCCGCCGCCGGACGGAAATGTCCGGATACGGACATCTCGCGCCGCCTTTCGGTTCTGCTATGGCGCGGGTGTGAGCGAGCAACGGCATCCGGACGGCCCCTTCGACCGCGCGCTGCGGCGCTTGCGGCGCGACCGCGCGGCGCGGGCCGGCGCGGACCCGCGCTATCTTCACCGCCGCGCCGCCGACGAGCTGCTGGAGCGACTCGACCTGGTGGCGCGCGATTTCCGTACCGCTCTTGATCTCGGCGGCGGCGATGGCTGGCTGGCCGGCCGGCTCGAAGCGCGCGGGCTCGATGTGATCCGTGCCGATTCGGGCCGGTTCTTCGCCGCCGGCGGGGTCCGGTGCGACGAGGATCGCCTTCCCTTCGCCGACGGGGCCTTCGACCTGGTCGTCTCGGTCGGCGTGCTCGACACGGTGAACGATCTGCCCGGTGCGCTGACCCTGATTCGCCGCGCGCTGCGGCCGGACGGGCTGTTCCTCGCCGCTTTCGCCGGGGCGGGCAGCCTGGCGATGCTGCGCGCCGCCCTGCGCGCGGCCGAGGAAGCGGAAGGCCGCGATCCCGCGCCGCGCCTCCATCCGCAGATCGATGCGCGCGCCGCCGGCGATCTGCTTGCGCGGGCCGGTTTCGCGCTGCCGGTAGTGGATCGGGACAATGTCATGGTGCGATTCGGCACGTTCGCGGCCCTGCTGCGCGATCTGCGCGGCATGGCGGGCGGCAATCTGCTCCTCTCCCGCGCCCGCCGCCCGTTCGGCCGGTCCGGCTATGCCGCCGCCGCCGCGGCCTTCGCGGCCCGCGCCGATGCCGACGGCAAGACCGCAGAGACGTTCGACATCCTCTATCTGAGCGGCTGGGCGCCATCGCCCGATCAGCCGCGCCCGGCCCGGCGCGGCAGCGCCACCGCCTCGCTCGCCGACGCGCTGAAGCCGAAAGGCTAG
- a CDS encoding (deoxy)nucleoside triphosphate pyrophosphohydrolase yields the protein MMVVAAALIDESGRVLLQRRAPGRAMAGLWEFPGGKVEPDERPEAGLARELAEELGIRIDEAALVPACFASATLGERHMILLLYLCREWAGTPEPLDASALRWEYPADMRGLAMPPADAPLIELLERLI from the coding sequence ATGATGGTGGTGGCGGCGGCGCTGATCGACGAATCGGGGCGCGTGCTGCTGCAACGACGCGCGCCGGGGCGGGCGATGGCGGGGCTCTGGGAGTTTCCGGGCGGGAAAGTCGAACCCGACGAGCGTCCAGAGGCGGGGCTCGCGCGGGAGCTGGCCGAGGAGCTGGGCATCCGGATTGACGAAGCGGCGCTGGTCCCCGCCTGTTTCGCCAGCGCCACCCTGGGCGAGCGGCACATGATCCTGCTGCTCTACCTGTGCCGGGAATGGGCGGGAACGCCCGAACCGCTCGACGCGAGCGCGCTGCGCTGGGAATATCCGGCCGACATGCGTGGGCTGGCGATGCCGCCGGCGGACGCGCCGCTGATCGAGCTGCTGGAGCGGCTGATCTAG
- a CDS encoding Flp family type IVb pilin: protein MRVFIGIFKDESGATAVEYGLILALIFLAMVGAVSQFADGTITMWDSISNQVRNA, encoded by the coding sequence ATGCGGGTTTTCATCGGTATATTCAAGGACGAGAGCGGCGCGACCGCGGTGGAATACGGCCTGATCCTGGCGTTGATCTTCCTCGCCATGGTCGGCGCGGTGTCCCAGTTCGCCGATGGCACCATCACGATGTGGGACAGCATCTCCAACCAGGTGCGCAACGCCTGA
- a CDS encoding Flp family type IVb pilin translates to MQFIRKMIKDTKGATAIEYGLIAALIAVAAITAMQGLGSQLGTTFNTVTDEMAKGNP, encoded by the coding sequence ATGCAGTTCATTCGCAAGATGATCAAAGACACCAAGGGTGCGACCGCCATCGAGTACGGCCTGATCGCCGCCCTGATCGCGGTTGCCGCGATCACCGCCATGCAGGGCCTCGGCTCGCAGCTCGGCACGACCTTCAACACGGTCACCGACGAAATGGCCAAGGGCAACCCGTAA